A DNA window from Kitasatospora atroaurantiaca contains the following coding sequences:
- a CDS encoding S1 family peptidase, with the protein MRRQLARWFTVAASAVFAVGALVLPAQAASSPSPSVVGGTRASQGEFPFMVRLSMGCGGALYTRQIVLTAAHCVDGTGSNTGITATVGVVDLRSGSAIKVKSTYVYQSPSFTGAENGNDWALIKLASPVTSSSVTTLPIATSSAYDSGTFTIAGWGATREGGGQQRYLQKATVPFVDDSTCSSAYPGLVTNASICAGYVDAGGVDTCQGDSGGPMFRRDGSGSWIQVGITSWGQGCAEAGYPGVYTQVSTYASAIAAAAAKL; encoded by the coding sequence ATGAGACGTCAGCTGGCACGTTGGTTCACGGTGGCGGCGAGCGCGGTCTTCGCCGTCGGCGCCCTGGTGCTCCCCGCGCAGGCCGCTTCCTCGCCGTCGCCGAGTGTGGTGGGCGGGACGCGGGCGAGCCAGGGAGAGTTCCCGTTCATGGTGCGGCTCTCGATGGGCTGTGGCGGTGCCCTGTACACCCGGCAGATCGTGCTGACGGCGGCCCACTGCGTCGACGGCACCGGGTCCAACACGGGCATCACCGCGACCGTGGGCGTGGTGGACCTCAGGAGCGGCAGCGCGATCAAGGTCAAGTCCACGTACGTGTACCAGTCCCCGTCCTTCACCGGCGCGGAGAACGGCAACGACTGGGCGCTGATCAAGCTGGCCTCGCCGGTGACCAGCAGCTCGGTCACCACGCTGCCGATAGCCACCAGCAGCGCCTACGACAGCGGTACCTTCACCATCGCGGGCTGGGGCGCCACCCGGGAGGGCGGCGGCCAGCAGCGCTACCTGCAGAAGGCGACCGTGCCCTTCGTCGACGACTCCACGTGCAGCTCGGCCTACCCGGGCCTGGTCACCAACGCCTCGATCTGCGCCGGCTATGTCGACGCGGGCGGCGTGGACACCTGCCAGGGTGACTCCGGCGGCCCGATGTTCCGGCGTGACGGGTCGGGCAGCTGGATCCAGGTCGGCATCACCAGCTGGGGCCAGGGCTGCGCGGAGGCCGGCTACCCCGGGGTGTACACCCAGGTGAGCACCTACGCCTCGGCCATCGCTGCGGCGGCCGCCAAGCTCTGA
- a CDS encoding MFS transporter, producing MEAEEQGAGTLRLGTTQGRWVLLATVLGSGMAMLDGTVVNVALPRIGVDLGASIAALQWTVNAYLLTLAGLILLGGSLSDRYGRRRVFLIGVCWFATASALCAAAPNIELLVLARALQGVGGALLTPGSLAMLQATFRPDDRSGAVGVWAGLGGVAAAVGPFLGGWLVGGPGWRWIFLLNVPLAAVVVAVTARHVPESRDETASGHFDVRGAVLAALALGGVTYALTEGGRGLSLLAGVAGLVLGVVFVAVERRSPDPMLPLELFSSRLFTAVNVVTLCVYAAFSGVFLFLVVQLQIVSGFTPLASGFALVPITLLMLAFSGRAGKLSRLVGPRLPLCLGPLLCAAGVLMMLRIGPGASYWTDVLPAVVVMGMGITVLVAPLTATVLAAVEVRRAGIASGVNNAAARAAGLLAVAALPALSGLSGEAYQVPAEVDDAFRTAMLICAGLLTAGGLLALATVRTNVLDHEEPLAEPDCEWYSGPPTPPLDPGHECPDGAAHHRRAEPSGH from the coding sequence GTGGAAGCAGAAGAGCAGGGCGCGGGCACCCTACGGCTCGGTACGACGCAGGGGCGGTGGGTACTGCTCGCGACGGTGCTGGGCTCCGGCATGGCGATGCTCGACGGCACGGTGGTGAACGTCGCGCTCCCCCGGATCGGCGTCGACCTCGGCGCCTCCATCGCCGCACTGCAGTGGACGGTCAACGCCTACCTGCTCACCCTGGCCGGTCTGATCCTGCTGGGCGGCTCGCTCAGCGACCGGTACGGGCGGCGGCGGGTCTTCCTGATCGGTGTCTGCTGGTTCGCGACGGCCTCGGCGCTGTGCGCGGCGGCGCCGAACATCGAGCTCCTGGTCCTGGCGCGCGCCCTGCAGGGCGTCGGCGGCGCACTGCTCACCCCTGGTTCGCTCGCCATGCTGCAGGCGACCTTCCGGCCGGACGACCGTTCAGGGGCGGTCGGCGTCTGGGCGGGCCTGGGCGGCGTGGCGGCGGCGGTCGGCCCCTTCCTCGGCGGCTGGCTGGTCGGCGGTCCCGGCTGGCGGTGGATCTTCCTGCTCAACGTCCCGCTGGCCGCCGTGGTCGTCGCGGTGACGGCGCGTCACGTACCGGAGAGCCGGGACGAGACCGCGAGCGGCCACTTCGACGTACGGGGCGCGGTGCTGGCGGCGCTGGCCCTCGGCGGCGTCACGTACGCACTCACCGAGGGCGGCCGGGGGCTGTCGCTGCTGGCCGGCGTGGCCGGGCTGGTGCTCGGCGTCGTCTTCGTCGCGGTCGAACGGCGCAGCCCCGACCCGATGCTGCCGCTCGAACTGTTCTCGTCCCGGCTGTTCACGGCGGTCAACGTGGTGACGCTGTGTGTGTACGCGGCCTTCAGCGGGGTGTTCCTGTTCCTGGTGGTGCAGCTGCAGATCGTCTCGGGCTTCACACCGCTGGCCTCCGGCTTCGCGCTGGTGCCGATCACGCTGCTGATGCTCGCGTTCTCCGGCCGGGCCGGGAAGCTGAGCCGCCTCGTCGGCCCGCGACTGCCGCTCTGCCTGGGGCCGCTGCTCTGCGCGGCCGGGGTGCTGATGATGCTGCGGATCGGGCCCGGCGCCTCCTACTGGACGGACGTGCTGCCGGCCGTGGTGGTCATGGGCATGGGGATCACGGTGCTGGTGGCGCCGCTGACGGCGACCGTGCTGGCCGCTGTGGAGGTGCGCCGGGCGGGCATCGCGAGCGGGGTCAACAACGCCGCCGCCCGCGCCGCCGGACTGCTCGCGGTGGCGGCCCTGCCCGCGCTGTCGGGCCTGAGCGGCGAGGCGTACCAGGTGCCGGCCGAGGTGGACGACGCCTTCCGGACGGCGATGCTGATCTGCGCGGGCCTGCTGACGGCGGGCGGCCTGCTGGCCCTGGCGACCGTACGCACCAACGTACTGGACCACGAGGAGCCCCTGGCCGAGCCGGACTGCGAGTGGTACTCCGGGCCGCCCACCCCACCGCTCGACCCCGGACACGAGTGCCCCGACGGCGCCGCCCACCACAGACGGGCGGAGCCTTCGGGGCACTAG
- the purB gene encoding adenylosuccinate lyase yields MSAKPQIPNVLASRYASATLAQLWSPEHKVVLERHLWLAVLKAQQDLGIEVPATAVADYERVVDQVDLDSIAARERVTRHDVKARIEEFSELAGHEQIHKGMTSRDLTENVEQLQIRQSLEHVRDRTVAVLVRLGRLAAQHAELVMAGRSHNVAAQATTLGKRFATTADELLVAFNRLEELIARYPLRGIKGPVGTAQDMLDLLGGDAEKLAELEQRVAGHLGFDNVLTSVGQVYPRSLDFEVLSALVQLSAAPSSLAKTIRLMAGHELVTEGFKAGQVGSSAMPHKMNTRSCERVNGLAVILRGYASMTAELGGDQWNEGDVSCSVVRRVALPDAFFAFDGLLETFLTVLDEFGAFPAVIEAELDRYLPFLATTKVLMGAVRAGVGREAAHEVIKEHAVGSALAMREGARENALLDRLGSDDRIPLDRAALDALLADRLSFTGAAGAQVAEVVRRVEAVAAAHPEAAKYAPGDIL; encoded by the coding sequence GTGAGCGCGAAGCCCCAGATCCCCAATGTCCTGGCCTCCCGGTACGCCTCGGCGACCCTGGCCCAGCTGTGGTCCCCCGAGCACAAGGTGGTCCTCGAGCGCCACCTGTGGCTCGCCGTCCTGAAGGCCCAGCAGGACCTCGGCATCGAGGTACCCGCGACCGCCGTCGCCGACTACGAGCGGGTCGTCGACCAGGTCGACCTCGACTCGATCGCCGCCCGTGAGCGGGTCACCCGGCACGACGTCAAGGCCCGGATCGAGGAGTTCAGCGAGCTCGCCGGTCACGAGCAGATCCACAAGGGCATGACCTCTCGGGACCTCACCGAGAACGTCGAGCAGCTGCAGATCCGCCAGTCCCTGGAGCACGTCCGCGACCGTACGGTGGCGGTGCTCGTCCGCCTCGGCAGGCTCGCCGCCCAGCACGCCGAGCTGGTCATGGCCGGCCGCTCGCACAACGTCGCCGCCCAGGCCACCACCCTCGGCAAGCGCTTCGCGACCACCGCCGACGAGCTGCTGGTCGCCTTCAACCGCCTCGAGGAGCTGATCGCCCGCTACCCGCTGCGCGGGATCAAGGGCCCGGTCGGCACCGCCCAGGACATGCTCGACCTGCTCGGCGGGGACGCCGAGAAGCTCGCCGAGCTGGAGCAGCGCGTCGCCGGCCACCTCGGCTTCGACAACGTGCTCACCAGCGTCGGCCAGGTCTACCCGCGCTCGCTGGACTTCGAGGTGCTCTCCGCCCTCGTCCAGCTCTCCGCCGCGCCGTCCAGCCTCGCCAAGACCATCCGCCTGATGGCCGGGCACGAGCTGGTCACCGAGGGCTTCAAGGCCGGCCAGGTCGGCTCGTCCGCGATGCCGCACAAGATGAACACCCGCTCCTGCGAGCGCGTCAACGGCCTGGCCGTCATCCTGCGCGGGTACGCGTCGATGACCGCCGAGCTGGGCGGCGACCAGTGGAACGAGGGCGACGTCTCCTGCTCGGTGGTCCGCCGGGTCGCGCTGCCGGACGCCTTCTTCGCCTTCGACGGCCTGCTGGAGACCTTCCTGACCGTCCTCGACGAGTTCGGCGCCTTCCCCGCCGTCATCGAGGCCGAGCTGGACCGCTACCTGCCGTTCCTGGCCACCACCAAGGTCCTGATGGGCGCGGTGCGGGCGGGCGTCGGCCGGGAGGCCGCGCACGAGGTCATCAAGGAGCACGCCGTCGGCTCGGCGCTCGCGATGCGCGAGGGCGCGCGGGAGAACGCGCTGCTCGACCGGCTCGGCAGCGACGACCGGATCCCGCTGGACCGGGCCGCGCTGGACGCGCTGCTCGCCGACCGGCTCTCCTTCACCGGCGCGGCCGGTGCCCAGGTCGCCGAGGTCGTCCGCCGTGTCGAGGCCGTCGCCGCCGCGCACCCGGAGGCCGCGAAGTACGCCCCGGGCGACATCCTCTGA
- a CDS encoding SRPBCC family protein, producing MAVLNIHERVLPATEDEVGALLDSLASEDDVLWPVPDWPPMRLDGGLAAGSAGGHGPVRYTVAAYVPGRWVRFAFTGPRGFHGFHEYSVHATDGGGTTLRHTLAMKARGPARLTWPLAFRRLHDACLEDSLDRAERAVTGTVRRPARWSPYVRLLRSSIR from the coding sequence ATGGCGGTGCTCAACATCCACGAACGCGTACTCCCGGCGACCGAGGACGAGGTCGGCGCACTCCTCGACAGCCTGGCGAGCGAGGACGACGTGCTCTGGCCGGTCCCGGACTGGCCCCCGATGCGCCTGGACGGGGGCCTGGCGGCGGGCTCGGCCGGAGGGCACGGGCCGGTGCGCTACACGGTGGCCGCGTACGTGCCCGGCCGATGGGTGCGCTTCGCTTTCACCGGACCGCGCGGCTTCCACGGCTTCCACGAGTACTCCGTCCACGCGACGGACGGGGGCGGTACGACGCTGCGCCACACCCTCGCCATGAAGGCCCGCGGCCCCGCCCGGCTGACCTGGCCGCTGGCCTTCCGCCGACTGCACGACGCCTGCCTCGAGGACAGCCTCGACCGTGCGGAGCGGGCCGTCACGGGCACGGTCCGCCGCCCGGCCCGCTGGAGCCCGTACGTCCGGCTGCTGCGGAGCTCGATACGCTGA
- a CDS encoding TetR/AcrR family transcriptional regulator produces MARPPRYDESVLLDAAVRLAAAAGPAAVTMAAVAKESGAPNGSVYHRFPQRVVLLAELWLRTVGRFQESYLAALDSAPEPHRAAAAAARHVVSWSRAHPQEASLLLHGPDEFGRDEWPEEHTRRAQHGNRRVFGAVAQLAESLGATTAVEAERISLAVIDLPLAIVRRHLRNGRPLPGHAEELAECCVADLIGDGLIGDGGP; encoded by the coding sequence ATGGCGAGGCCACCCCGGTACGACGAATCCGTTCTCCTCGACGCGGCCGTGCGACTGGCGGCAGCGGCGGGGCCTGCTGCGGTGACGATGGCGGCGGTCGCCAAGGAGAGCGGCGCGCCCAACGGCTCGGTGTACCACCGGTTCCCGCAGCGCGTGGTGCTGCTGGCCGAGCTCTGGCTGCGCACCGTCGGCCGGTTCCAGGAGAGTTACCTCGCCGCGCTCGACTCCGCGCCCGAGCCGCACCGGGCCGCGGCGGCGGCCGCCCGCCACGTCGTCTCCTGGAGCCGGGCCCACCCGCAGGAGGCCTCCCTGCTGCTCCACGGGCCGGACGAGTTCGGCCGGGACGAGTGGCCCGAGGAGCACACCCGGCGCGCACAGCACGGCAACCGCCGGGTGTTCGGCGCCGTCGCCCAGCTCGCCGAGAGCCTCGGCGCCACCACCGCCGTGGAGGCCGAGCGCATCTCCCTGGCCGTCATCGACCTGCCGCTCGCCATCGTCCGCCGCCACCTGCGCAACGGCCGGCCCCTTCCCGGCCACGCCGAGGAACTGGCCGAATGCTGCGTCGCCGACCTGATCGGAGACGGCCTGATCGGAGACGGTGGGCCCTAG
- a CDS encoding NACHT domain-containing protein — protein MSNATRQPGGKVEPRAAPRLVRLRRLAHAIARRIRRFVRVAHLRLVARRKVVRGGFPFSWYTVRKYLEMLPALIFLIFIGYSVYSIVEGRKGVIERRCSDAGGACGVVLGFVSPFLSLALATTAFLLYRYWKIRRPIVRKAKHRPSELVTTAGKGVEQVVGRRELCTVISHVLRDRRNRRPCLLVGSVGAGKTAVLVQLTQMLAENGRVPIPVRLRDVGTDGAKLDFRELAQQRFYEEADPGGLLSGEQCAKVWRQLCSDGRAVVLADGLEEALTSDDQKRDRDNAIRRAIQRAERQKLPLVIASRPHAPLEETQASIIDLEPLSEEAALDYLTSDDPDPDSHRLDWIVETAVVSESPLYMQLARQLRRHHLLEHIERGKIWDQLDTRSGDSSTLRLRLLEAWEKALVKGHLREEVALPEDERKKTVETIAILATIGLLQDRLEVGFNELTKPSEELAGPVGVLQKKLSALLDMDLGRCQSLLALYASRGEQLGLVESLGDRIRFPHSIIQAYLGSRYLGEVPDGLDTSLRGDRLGRELLIALVLRSCADERSATDETARKLLKAANRRKDAKALDLYAAALEVDLHAQQFMPDRPVSIHGKIANNLRGSWSDIMSGDRRTLDEARGRLIHRFGEVLREISRLADAKEWPVASGEPAYKQFFKLATQEPSYALRLAIAQEIGAGGDTAFDMLRELFRSERRTEGDDPVEQYKQVMEEHRTLERLHSDATIRPGPDLADRRAQYPSNVQKVEELRREKWREYATRAWLVPMIVGSVGVERRGEAKERLSLWLKHLDPAMSPSGRADLPLSFEIALAQGFKSAANRRRRHPDTNNEAREYLVEQAETMLARARFWFSQLTLIHALCLWELPDHTGRTPPGENRSSGSVRWRHPKADPQDAVERWLRMAGSDRAAVDRRVEDQGRKGERLHPFVARAARLAVLALETGRPEQYIWIDEKGAMENVGSCPGDPQFYRKHNLWIPSSVGWTTLDPRAQQLLADVLLLINLTERNGEPEELDTRLERANRNSLPPCLTKDRRPLQPERTIGMAEVAEPGNTCLRDCPFELCPYPPKGERPRAELREVFCRQQEALLGSHRGWIPVLGRRRAPWQGMTCKELRRFWAAMAVRTHTPRS, from the coding sequence ATGAGCAACGCCACGCGGCAGCCAGGGGGAAAGGTCGAACCGCGCGCTGCACCTCGCCTGGTCCGTCTGCGGCGGCTGGCGCACGCCATCGCCAGGCGGATCCGGCGCTTCGTGCGGGTGGCCCACCTGCGCCTGGTGGCGCGGCGGAAGGTGGTCCGGGGCGGATTCCCCTTCTCCTGGTACACCGTCCGGAAATACCTCGAGATGCTCCCTGCGCTGATCTTCCTGATTTTCATCGGATATTCCGTGTACAGCATCGTCGAGGGCCGGAAGGGCGTCATCGAGAGACGCTGTTCGGACGCCGGCGGTGCCTGCGGTGTCGTCCTCGGATTCGTCTCGCCGTTCCTGTCCTTGGCCTTGGCGACCACCGCCTTCCTGCTCTATCGCTATTGGAAGATCAGGCGGCCGATCGTTAGGAAGGCCAAGCACCGGCCGAGCGAGCTGGTGACGACCGCGGGCAAGGGCGTCGAGCAGGTGGTCGGCCGCAGGGAGCTGTGCACGGTCATCTCCCACGTGCTGCGTGACCGCCGCAACCGGCGGCCGTGTCTGCTCGTCGGGAGTGTGGGTGCCGGTAAGACCGCGGTGCTCGTCCAGCTCACCCAGATGCTGGCCGAGAACGGGCGGGTGCCCATTCCGGTCCGGCTCCGGGACGTCGGTACGGACGGCGCCAAACTGGACTTCCGCGAGCTCGCGCAGCAGCGGTTCTACGAGGAGGCCGACCCCGGCGGGCTGTTGTCGGGCGAGCAGTGCGCGAAGGTCTGGCGGCAGTTGTGCAGTGACGGCCGGGCCGTGGTCCTCGCGGACGGCCTGGAGGAGGCCCTCACCTCGGACGATCAGAAGCGGGACCGGGACAACGCCATCCGGCGTGCCATCCAACGGGCGGAGCGGCAGAAGCTCCCGCTCGTCATCGCCTCGCGGCCGCACGCGCCGCTGGAGGAGACCCAGGCCTCGATCATCGATCTGGAACCGCTCTCCGAAGAGGCGGCCCTGGACTACCTCACCAGCGACGACCCCGACCCGGACAGCCACCGGCTGGACTGGATCGTGGAGACGGCCGTGGTCTCCGAGTCGCCGTTGTACATGCAGCTCGCCCGGCAGCTGCGGCGGCACCATCTGCTGGAGCACATAGAGCGGGGCAAGATCTGGGATCAGCTCGACACCCGGAGCGGCGACAGTTCGACGCTGAGGCTGCGCCTGCTCGAGGCCTGGGAGAAGGCACTGGTCAAGGGGCACCTCCGGGAGGAGGTCGCGCTCCCCGAGGACGAGCGCAAGAAGACCGTCGAGACGATCGCCATCCTGGCCACCATCGGACTGCTGCAGGATCGGCTGGAAGTGGGCTTCAACGAACTGACCAAGCCGAGCGAGGAGCTCGCCGGCCCGGTCGGAGTCCTGCAGAAGAAGCTGAGCGCCCTGCTCGACATGGACCTCGGCCGCTGTCAGAGTCTGCTGGCCCTGTATGCCTCCCGAGGGGAGCAGCTCGGCCTGGTCGAGTCGCTCGGCGACCGGATCCGCTTCCCGCACAGCATCATCCAGGCCTATCTCGGGTCCCGGTACCTGGGTGAGGTGCCCGACGGGCTGGACACCTCACTCCGCGGGGACCGGCTCGGGCGCGAGCTGCTGATCGCGCTCGTCCTGAGATCCTGCGCAGACGAAAGGTCGGCGACCGACGAAACCGCGCGGAAGCTCCTGAAGGCGGCCAACAGGCGCAAGGACGCCAAGGCGCTCGACCTCTACGCCGCGGCGCTGGAGGTGGATCTCCACGCGCAGCAGTTCATGCCGGACAGACCGGTGTCGATTCACGGGAAGATCGCCAACAATCTGCGCGGCAGCTGGTCGGACATCATGTCAGGGGATCGGAGAACATTGGACGAGGCGAGGGGCCGCCTCATCCACCGGTTCGGCGAGGTGCTCCGGGAGATCAGCCGGCTGGCGGACGCCAAGGAGTGGCCGGTCGCATCGGGCGAACCGGCCTACAAGCAATTCTTCAAGCTCGCGACCCAGGAGCCGTCCTATGCGCTGCGGCTGGCGATCGCTCAGGAGATCGGGGCCGGCGGTGACACCGCCTTCGACATGCTCCGGGAACTCTTCCGTTCGGAGCGCCGTACCGAGGGCGACGACCCGGTGGAGCAGTACAAGCAGGTCATGGAGGAGCACCGGACGCTGGAGCGTCTGCACAGCGACGCGACGATCCGGCCCGGACCCGACCTGGCCGACCGGCGCGCCCAGTACCCGAGCAATGTGCAGAAGGTCGAGGAGCTCCGCAGGGAGAAGTGGCGCGAGTACGCCACCCGGGCCTGGCTGGTTCCCATGATCGTGGGGTCGGTCGGGGTCGAGCGCCGGGGCGAGGCAAAGGAGCGCCTGAGCCTGTGGCTGAAGCACCTGGACCCGGCGATGTCCCCGAGCGGCCGTGCCGACCTGCCGCTCTCCTTCGAGATTGCCCTTGCACAGGGCTTCAAGAGCGCCGCCAACCGCCGCCGGCGCCACCCGGACACCAACAACGAGGCACGCGAGTATCTCGTCGAGCAGGCGGAGACCATGCTGGCCCGGGCCCGGTTCTGGTTCTCCCAGCTCACCCTGATCCACGCGCTGTGCCTGTGGGAGCTGCCCGACCACACCGGGCGGACGCCGCCGGGCGAGAACCGGAGCAGCGGCTCCGTCCGATGGCGCCACCCCAAGGCCGATCCGCAGGACGCGGTGGAGCGCTGGCTCCGGATGGCCGGCAGCGACCGGGCTGCCGTCGATCGCCGCGTGGAGGACCAGGGCCGTAAGGGCGAGCGGCTGCACCCGTTCGTCGCCCGCGCGGCGCGGTTGGCCGTCCTGGCGCTGGAGACCGGCCGCCCCGAGCAGTACATCTGGATCGACGAGAAGGGGGCGATGGAGAACGTCGGATCGTGCCCGGGCGACCCGCAGTTCTACCGGAAGCACAATCTCTGGATCCCGTCGTCGGTCGGCTGGACCACGCTCGACCCCCGGGCGCAGCAGCTGCTCGCGGACGTCCTGCTGCTCATCAACCTCACCGAACGCAACGGTGAGCCGGAGGAGCTGGACACCCGCCTGGAGCGGGCGAACCGCAACTCGCTGCCGCCGTGCCTGACCAAGGACCGCAGGCCGCTCCAGCCCGAGCGCACCATCGGCATGGCCGAGGTCGCCGAGCCGGGGAACACCTGCCTGCGCGACTGCCCGTTCGAACTCTGCCCGTACCCGCCCAAGGGCGAGCGGCCTCGCGCCGAACTGCGTGAGGTGTTCTGCCGGCAGCAGGAGGCGCTGCTGGGCTCGCACCGCGGCTGGATACCCGTGCTGGGCCGCAGGCGCGCTCCCTGGCAGGGCATGACCTGCAAGGAGCTCCGCCGCTTCTGGGCGGCGATGGCGGTACGCACGCACACCCCCAGGTCGTGA
- a CDS encoding MarR family winged helix-turn-helix transcriptional regulator: MGPTATTTAPTTADLMETVAAVGAAYFQDFAAAAGRHGLNSSQAKALKAVQVPVPMRALAGRLGCDASNVTGIVDRLEALGLARREAAASDRRVKIVAITDRGHEVLTLIRDDMTRAHEAFASLDEDQRIALDSLCRQVLPLLTGR; the protein is encoded by the coding sequence ATGGGCCCCACAGCGACCACCACCGCACCGACCACCGCCGATCTGATGGAGACGGTGGCAGCAGTCGGCGCCGCCTACTTCCAGGACTTCGCCGCGGCCGCAGGCCGGCACGGGCTGAACTCCTCACAGGCCAAGGCGCTCAAGGCGGTCCAGGTACCGGTGCCGATGCGGGCGCTGGCCGGGCGGCTGGGCTGTGACGCCTCCAACGTCACCGGCATCGTGGACCGGCTGGAGGCCCTCGGGCTCGCTCGGCGCGAGGCTGCGGCGAGCGACCGCCGCGTCAAGATCGTCGCGATCACCGACCGGGGCCACGAGGTGCTGACCCTGATCCGCGACGACATGACCCGCGCCCACGAGGCCTTCGCCTCCCTCGACGAGGACCAGCGGATCGCCCTGGACTCCCTCTGCCGCCAGGTCCTGCCCCTGCTGACGGGTCGCTGA
- a CDS encoding DUF3037 domain-containing protein: MTSRLHDYEYAVIRAVPRVERGECINIGVLLYCRQNAHLGARTHLDQARLLALDPVADVAGVRRALYGIEAVCSGGREAGPAAADSPGQRFRWLTAPRSAVVQPGPVHTGLTADPEAELRRLFEQLVL; encoded by the coding sequence GTGACGAGTCGACTGCACGACTACGAGTACGCGGTGATCCGGGCCGTGCCCCGGGTCGAACGGGGGGAGTGCATCAACATCGGGGTGCTCCTCTACTGCCGGCAGAACGCGCACCTCGGCGCCCGCACCCATCTCGACCAGGCCCGGCTGCTGGCCCTGGACCCGGTGGCGGACGTCGCGGGCGTCCGGCGGGCGCTGTACGGGATCGAGGCCGTCTGCTCGGGCGGCCGGGAGGCGGGACCGGCCGCCGCCGACAGCCCCGGGCAGCGGTTCCGCTGGCTCACCGCGCCGCGCAGCGCGGTCGTCCAGCCGGGGCCGGTGCACACCGGCCTGACGGCCGACCCGGAGGCCGAGCTGCGACGGCTCTTCGAGCAGCTGGTGCTCTGA
- a CDS encoding HipA family kinase — protein sequence MLPEVTAVRYVTPLREGGSMPGLVEADDHRLYVLKWSGAAQGRKALIAEVLAGELGRRIGLPVPELVRLDLDPVLARSEPEQQIQDQIRASGGVNLGMAFVSGALNFDPLCFDVDPAQAGRVLWFDALIGNVDRSWRNPNLLVATGGLRLIDHGASLIFHHHWAGAAGWTRKPYDASDHALLRAAPDLKAADDELAPQAVAALAGAVAAIPEEWLLDEPGFETAEAVREAYTAQLTARLAGPRDWLPEVPS from the coding sequence GTGCTCCCCGAGGTGACGGCGGTCCGGTATGTGACGCCACTGCGAGAAGGCGGCTCGATGCCGGGCCTGGTCGAGGCGGACGACCACCGGCTCTACGTACTGAAGTGGTCCGGCGCGGCGCAGGGCCGGAAGGCGCTGATCGCCGAGGTGCTGGCCGGTGAGCTGGGCCGGCGGATCGGGTTGCCGGTGCCCGAGCTGGTGCGGCTCGACCTCGATCCGGTGCTGGCCCGCAGCGAGCCCGAGCAGCAGATCCAGGACCAGATCCGGGCCAGCGGTGGTGTGAACCTGGGGATGGCCTTCGTCAGCGGCGCGCTCAACTTCGACCCGCTCTGCTTCGACGTGGACCCGGCGCAGGCCGGGCGGGTGCTCTGGTTCGACGCGCTGATCGGCAACGTCGACCGCTCCTGGCGCAACCCCAACCTGCTGGTCGCCACCGGCGGGCTGCGCCTGATCGACCACGGCGCCAGCCTGATCTTCCACCACCACTGGGCAGGCGCGGCCGGCTGGACCAGGAAGCCGTACGACGCCTCCGACCACGCCCTGCTGCGTGCCGCGCCGGACCTCAAGGCCGCGGACGACGAGCTGGCCCCGCAGGCCGTGGCGGCGCTGGCCGGGGCGGTGGCGGCGATCCCGGAGGAGTGGCTGCTGGACGAGCCCGGCTTCGAGACGGCCGAGGCGGTGCGGGAGGCGTACACCGCCCAGCTGACGGCCCGGCTGGCGGGCCCGCGCGACTGGCTGCCGGAGGTGCCCTCGTGA